Within Rattus rattus isolate New Zealand chromosome 12, Rrattus_CSIRO_v1, whole genome shotgun sequence, the genomic segment CTGCCTCTCCTTGGGTTTTCTCCTAAGTTCTAACCAAATGAGCTTTCttctgaatatatttaaaaattcctttattAGAGAGACCAACAACCTGTGGAAAGGAACCCTGATCACACAGTAACaagtgtctttctcagtctgttgttGGAGATGCAGAGAACTTGGCTATTGCACCATGGGACAGCCTGAGACCACTCTGGCAACTTGTTGATTGGGGAAGCTGATTAGGAGGAGCAAGCAGTCTTAGCTCTCGCATCAAAGAATTAGGAAGGATTCATGAAGGAGACAATGGCAAATGTTCAAAAACCTAAAGCCTGCAAGGAACagtctctttctcagtctctctctctggcatGATCTCATGACAGCATTTGAGTCTGGCCTCTGGTGCTTTATCCCTCATCTCTGAAATGAGGTGCATAGACTAATGCTCCTTCTCAACGCTGGTCTtctctgtcctgtggcctccagtTATGAGTCTGTTGATTGCATGAGTCCATGAGTGGATAAGTTGATTTCTACATGTTCTGTAGTGTTCtctacaggacacacacacacacacacacacacacacacacacacacacacacactcttcttaGCACCCTCAAATGATCAGGCCCTATAAAACAGTTACCGTGACAATCTTATTAATGCTGTGCACTGTCATTTCTACAGACAGCCTGAGCACTTGGCAGGTCTGTGTCAAATACTATGCTGACCCCGGGCATCTGTCAGTCAAGAGTAGTCCTTGTAAGAGGATCCAAAGGTTCAAGAAATTCCAAGTTTTGTACACAACCTCTCACCAATAGAAAAGACATCTCTGCACAAAAAGACATCTGTCTATCAGTTTGGACACCAACAAATACTCACTGTGGTTTAGAGGTCAACTGAGGAAGTATTTCTTGAGACAATACCTCATGATAGTCATCAAGTGTGGAAAAAAAGCTAAGGCCTTACTACTAGGATGTCACTCTGGCTGTACCCCATAACCGAAGTGTGTAGTTAGTAGGTTGGAATTCTCGACAGTGCACAAGGCCCcagattcaaatcccagcacaaggaaaaacagaaataaatattctgTTGGGTGTAGTGTATTTTTTATATTGGCTGATATGTTCTTGGACATCTTACATAGAGCAGTGTTCTCCTGCAGGTCCATAAGGCTAGACCATTAGTACTAGCTCTGGAGGCAAATGTGTGTAGTCGGAAATGCAGAAAGGAACCTTATACAGGAACCGATCAGAAGAATACAGTGCAGTATGCCGTGAGTAaagggttttgttattgtttgtaaatgcaacttttaaagtttattttttaactttcacATGTGTCTGCACTCAAATGTTTCTACACTCACATGTGCCATGCATGTGCAGGTAAATGTGCCATGCTTATACATGTACTAACTCTTGAGCTGGAGTTATCTATAGTTGTGACGTCTGGGTgacaaactggggtcctctggaagggaagaaatccaGAAGAAGGGACGTTCTCTTCACCACTGACATCTCACCCATCCCTAAGACTTATTTGTgctcatgtgtctctgtgtgtctgtgtacatgtgtatgaacaTGCCACCAGATGCTATTAGAAGACATCAGATGTCCTGgaatggaattacaggcagtctTAAGCCACCAAGCATAGGTGCTGAAAggaaacttgggtcctctggaggagcagcaagtgcttttaaccaccgagctatCTCTGCACACCTCAAcatcatagaattttaaaaataaaggacagaAATTGTAAACTCTTTTATGATTCTGGTTTTCCAaggctttgtttctatttgtagcCAGGCAATAGAAAACTTGGTCTGTCCATTATTGAAAACAGTCATGAAATCTTCAGCCAGTCAATAGGCAACACAGAGATTTCTATGTAGAGTTCAGATTCAGACTTCAAACTGCCCTGCACAAGAGGGCTTGGAATTTGATGCCCTACAATGCTACCAGCAGCACCATGGCTTGgccaagaaagaaacagaaggccaGTTGCACAAGCAGGCAGTGTACCAATCTGTGGGTTCTGCACGTTGAAGACTCTGGGGCACAGGCTCCACCCACAGATCCTGTTCTATATCTGTGGGCCCAAGAGGAGCTCAGCCATTACcctgatttccaggacagccagcactcaGTTCCACAGGAGCCACAACGCACACTGGGTAAGACACTGACTGTCTGTGCCTGGGACAGGAGGGGCAGTGATGGGGCAGTGTCCAGGAGAAGTGGTACCGTGGACCTAGTGACAGCAGAGGGCCttcaggaagagagagggcaaagTGAGCCAAGGTGGGAGtagtctcttctcttctgttgtcACAGGAAACATGGGTCTGAAGCTGCTCGAGTCCAGACTTTGTCTCCTTTTGCTGCTGGGACTTGTCTTAATGCTTGCCTCATGCCAGCCACCAACCCGTTCCCAGCGGTTTGCCATCCAGCACATCTATAATAGCTCCTACCCCCAATGTAATGCTGCCATGCGGCGTGTTAACAGTTATACAGGAAGATGTAAGGACATAAATACCTTTCTTCATACAAGTTTTGCTAgtgttgttggtgtgtgtggcaATACAAACACCACCTGTACTAGTAACAGGACAAGAACAAATTGTCATGACAGTACATATCAGGTGAATATTACTTTCTGTAACCTCACAAATCCGGCAGCCGTTTATCCCCAATGCCCATACCAAACTACCAATTCATTGAAGTTCTACACAGTTGCCTGTGACCCCAGAAGTCGACGGGACAGTCCCATGTACCCAGTGGTTCCGGTTCACTTGGATAGGATATTTTAGCTCCAGTGCCAGCACTTTGTACCTGAGCTCATCGGCTCCTGCCAAGATCACAGTAGTGAAGATCCAGTTCCTCTGTCTGCACTGCGTATCAGCTCCTGTCCTCATGAAACCTGTCCCTGACTCCCTTTAATATAGCTTAACAGATTTTTGTAATCAATAAACACCTTTGCATACACATCTAGATCTCTGGTGTCTCTGTGTCTGNNNNNNNNNNNNNNNNNNNNNNNNNNNNNNNNNNNNNNNNNNNNNNNNNNNNNNNNNNNNNNNNNNNNNNNNNNNNNNTACGACTTCCAAATGTATTCTAAATACTTCTCCTTATGTCCACAGATACATATAGCTAtcactcctcatcaaagaaactgcCTTTTTCAGAAGGAGGGTGGAGAGTATGACACTGATTCACAACTAGTCAAAATTCACAACATAGGAACTCATAGGAGGCCTAGTTCCAGGTGATAGATGTACAACAGAACCCTACACCTGAGGCTCTGGGAATCACAGAAGCCTCGGCAGGAAGTCGTCAGAGCCAGAGCACCAGGACGCTTGCTGTGAGATAAGGCCACCTAGTCCTAACAAGGAAGCTGCCCCTATGAGATCTCAACAAAACGTTGCGTAAGGACCCCAcgcctagatgaagagctacaggcagccAGTAActgctgagagaaagagagtcagttttctccacaGACAAGTCCCTTGATCAGGTATTCAAATGTAAGTGGTCAGTCCTAAACACACGTACACGCAAGCAACACTAAGCAGACCCGCCAGGTTATACACGAGtctacttgtatgtgtgtatctgtaacaATAATAACTTAAAAAGAGGGCATTAATTAGAGAAAAATTGGGGACAAACCAAAGGAGTTGGACAGGGTTGTGTGCAAATTATGTGAGGATGgtatttatgtatgaaattcacaaaactaattttttcaataaaaaggcatagacatCACAGACAAGCCATTGCAGTTGATAAAAGAAAGAGCACGTCTCTGGCTGCAGGactaacaaaaacacaaaacagtatATACCTTTCTATTTGTCAACaataacaaacaagaaaatacaacATCAGTCTAGTCATGGCAGAAAAAACACAAATGACCCACAGGATATACACATGGAACGTCTAAAAGCTTCATGGAAAAATTATAAAACCTTATTAAGGATAAAAGGAAGAGACGAATAGTGCCAAGGAGACTCAAAGGCACAAACAAGTCGGTTCTGCCCACATTATCTATAAAGGAATCTCAGTTTCAAACAAAAGCCCTGAAGAATTTGGGTGGTTTCTACGTCAACTCTAGCATGTATATGGAAAAGTAAATTGTCGTTGCTAACGTAGTGTGGAGGGCAAGAAAGTGCAGGCAGGCAAAGCTGCCTCCAGGGGAAAATGTCCTAGTGATGAACAAACGTTAAACACAGCGACCCAGAAAAGGAGACCAGGGAGGACGAAGCTCAGTGGATAGACTGGCTGGCCGGCTGGCTGTTCCGCCTCCAGCGCTGTGGAAACCCAGTGTGGCCGGTACACATCCACAATCCAGTCATTCAGAAGGCGGGAGCAGGAGGATGGGCTGTTCAAGGTCATACTAGGATACATAgcaagtcagaggccagcctgaactacatgaaacTTTGACTCAAGATGACTGAGGACCATGAGGAGAggtggagaagagaaagcaggtgGTACAGGGAAGTCACTGTGGCAGAGGTGGCTTCACAGATCAGCTGATTAGTAAGAGAGGACGGGCATAGTGACCTTTCATATAAAAACCCCAAATAGAGTCCTACACCAGTGACTCAAAATGAATTGGAAGACCTCACTCTGAAAAACTTGCATCATAAACATTAAGTTGCAGGGCGGGGGAGGGAGTCCCCGTTTTCTGGGAACCTGCCAAGCTCTCTGCGGAAGGACATCTGCATCTGCTTGCTCCTACTCCTTGCCTTCCCAAGCCAGACTCTTAACTAACACATTGCCAGACCCATTCCCTTTACCTGGAAGACTTAGATGGGCAAGGATTGGCTGCCCAGTCTCTGTAGCCCCCGATGTTCCCCTGGGACAGTGAGTACAGAGGATTCTGGGTGTAGGGTAAGTGGTACCTCTCTGAAAGACTCCTTTGGCTCCAGGAATGTCTCCCTCATTGAATCTCATGCTTCTTTTCCCATCGGTCTCACCCCTGCCCCCAAATTCATGCCCTTTCTCTTTCAGAGAAGTTTCTGTTGCAGGCAGCTAACAACAGTAGCTGACCTCCAACTTCAGAACCGAGCATAGCTGTTTTAGACAAACAAAACCGGCTTAAAGACCTTAGCCGTAAGCTCTATAAGAAAAGAATTGATAAAAGACATTTATGAAGATTTTttcataacaataataaaagtattgACCAAGCCCCACCAAAAGACATTGACTGTTATAGAGAAGTTatatttaattaagaaagaacccaaatttaaaaaaaaaaaaagtaaaaaaaaaaacaccagaaatACACTAATaggaaggtggggggggggatgaaaaacaagcatttatttttacaaatatgtgtgtgcacatatagatgatttaaattttataaatacagaATCATAGTATGTATAAcctatgtaattttaaaaaatagtagtaTTGTGCATACAGGATGTATGTAGGTATGCACGTGACAGCACATGTacggaggtcaaaggacagctttgtggactcagttctctccttccacctttctaTAGGTTCTGAGACTCAAACAAGCCACCTAGCTTTCACAGCAAGCACCTCTACCTGCTGAACTGTCCCACTGGGCCATCATATAATTGCTAAGATGAGTATGTCTGACACTTTAGCCATACTCTGAATGCAAAAATACACAAGATGAACAGCATGATTCTGTTTACACATTTTAATGTTTCATTGAAATAGAAttgcccttcctccctctagCCACTCCCAGCTACCCTCCCCCAagcccctggcattccccaaACCCATTGATCTCTGCGCTGTGCCCAGcggtggttttctgtgatggtctccatgcGCGGTAAATAGAGGCTTCTTTGATCAGGAGTCATAGCTACTTATCTGTGGGTGTGAGGATGAGGTTTAGATAAGGAATTATGCAAAGTTGGGTTAGTAGATTCTTTCCTAAGCTCCGTGACTTCCCTAGGCCCAGGAACCTGGTGATGTTTTCAGTACCACACATGACTTCCCTGCTGTTGAGTGCACCTGAGCTCCAATTAGACAGCTGCTGACATGGGAGTGCCCCACCGCACTTTTACGCATGTCTTGCCGCACTGGTAATTGTCTTCGTAGTTCATAGGCTTTGCGGCTGCTAGGACAGTGTAACAGCTTCCTTCCCTTGGGAGCTCAGATAGTATTTTCTGGAAACAtggaagttagactgcagggagaggaCTGCAGGTCAGATTCCACTGGAGTCATCTGAGTCCTTTGTCCTAAGTCTGCGGTATCCACAGTAATACAGATCTACCTTCAACCCCTAAGAGACAACCAGGGCCTACAGACATAACCTGTGGGGAGTCACTTGGCTGCCCTGGTAATCACCAAAAGGAagtttcttctgcctcccactgGGGGTTTTGTTAGTCTGTGGATCTTGAGTGGAGCATTGTCAACCCAAGTGGTTTAACGTCCTTTTTGATACacatgatatacatgtatatatatttattatttgtaactTTAGGTAAACTTGAGATACAATTTCTTGAAAGTTATCAAACAATCTTTCTGTCATTTGTcttccatcctcctccttctgtgttgcccttcctccctcatcctcctccttctgtgatgtcctctctccctcatcctcttccctctgtgttgtcctccctccctcaccctcctccctctgtgttgtcctccctccctcaccctcctccctctgtgttgtcctccctccctcatcctcttccctctgtgttgtcctccctccctcatcctcttccctccctgtgttgtcctccctcctcacccctcctccctctgtgttgtcctcctccctcaccctcctccctctgtgttgtcctccctccctcaccctcctcccctctgtgttgtcctcctccctcatcctcctccctctgtgttgtcctcctccctcatcctcctccctctgtgttgtcctccctccctcatcctcctccctctgtgttgtcctccctccctcatcctcctccctctgtgttgtcctccctccctcatcctcctccctctgtgttgtcctccctccctcaccctcctccgtGTTGTtcgccctccctccccctccctcctctctgttgttcgccctccctcaccctcctccctctgtgttgtcctccctccctcaccctcctccctctgtgttgtcctcctccctcctcacccctcctccctctgtgttgtcctcctccctcacccctcctccctctgtgttgtcctcctccctcaccctcctccctctgtgttgtcctccctccctcaccctcctccctcctgctcgccctccctccccctcctccctctctcttgccttccctctctcaccctcctccctcaccctcctccctctgtgttgtcctccctccctcatcctcctccctctgtgttgtcctccctccctcaccctcctccctctgtgttgtcctccctccctcaccctcctccctctgtgttgtcctccctccctcaccctcctccctctgtgttgtccctccctcaccctccctctgtgttgtccctcctccctctgtgaagacctccctccctcaccctcctccctctgtgttgtcctccctctctcccctcctccctctgtgttgtcctccctccctcaccctcctccctctgtgttgtcctccctccctcaccctcctccctctgtgttgtcctccctccctcaccctcctccctctgtgttgtcctccctccctcaccctcctccctctgtgttgtcctccctccctcaccctcctccccctgtgttttcctccctccctcaccctcctccctctgtcttgtcctccctccctcacccacctccCTCTGCgttgccctccctccctcaccctcctcccctgtgtgtcctccctccctcaccctcctcccctctgtgttgtcctcccccctcacctcctccctctgtgttgtcctcccctccctcaccctcctccctctgtgttgtcctccctccctcaccctcctccctctgtgttgtcctccctccctcaccctcctccctctgtgttgtcctccctccctcatcctcctccctctgtgttgtcctccctccctcatcctcctccctctgtgttgtcctccctccctcaccctcctccctctgtgttgtcctccctccctcaccctcctccctctgtgttgtcctccctccctcaccctcctccctctgtgttgtcctccctccctcaccctcctccctctgtgttgtcctccctccctcaccctcctccctctgtgttgtccTCCCTCATCTTCACATGGAGCCTTCTCTGTGTCGTTTGTTTCTCACTTTGTATCACCTGTATCCTCCTAGTCCTCCccccaaaaattaaaatgaaaaatgtaaaactgcTCATAGTTTCTGAAAAGGTCTTTTAGGATGTAAAAAGAAACTCGTGGGCTATCTTTCCCTCTCAGGGACCTGGGGTTGGGGGGCTGCTGAGGATGGCAGTCAAAGGGTACCTGAAATAAAATGTGAAGTGTTGATGTCTCCTTTCACTCTAAGCAAAGCCTCACGAGAGGAAAGGCTGTAGTAGGCTCAGACCTCGGATCGCAGTCCACctggagggaagtcagagcagggaaGAGGAGCTCACAGCACAGCCTGTGAGCAGCTGCCTTGTCCTATGGCTCACGAGCAGGTTGGTGCTCATCGCGATTTCCTAAGTAACCCAGCACCGTCTCCCTGGGATGGTACCATCCACACGTATGAGTGGGGGCCTCCTGCAACACTTATAATCACAAAACACCGCTGCAGCCCCATCTCTAGCTaagcttctctcttcccaggcaaCTTCAGGTTTATAAAGATGACAGTAATCAGATTAGTGTTCTTAATG encodes:
- the LOC116913355 gene encoding eosinophil cationic protein-like gives rise to the protein MGLKLLESRLCLLLLLGLVLMLASCQPPTRSQRFAIQHIYNSSYPQCNAAMRRVNSYTGRCKDINTFLHTSFASVVGVCGNTNTTCTSNRTRTNCHDSTYQVNITFCNLTNPAAVYPQCPYQTTNSLKFYTVACDPRSRRDSPMYPVVPVHLDRIF